One genomic window of Anthonomus grandis grandis chromosome 3, icAntGran1.3, whole genome shotgun sequence includes the following:
- the LOC126734445 gene encoding uncharacterized protein LOC126734445, whose protein sequence is MKRAQELQSSKELIFCDSTSSCDTSETTVTVLLTATKAGAIPIAILLHDGQTTESYEQAYGLLKRTFPNSFGGNSEPICFMTDDSKAEKTALKNTFPNSTQLLCFFHVLQKEWRWLCENKNKISIEKGQILMHLFRKIMYSESNEDLNEHMLKLQQEAEDCPNFWARFESYFSRGQEWLYLHRKHLVIRGNNTNNYAEVTIRILKDIILHRTKGYNCVALVDFIAFVWEEYFKCKLLDFAHGRRNEIKNNYLKLCSKVNDFKPEDIVTLGDGLYQISSSSNIFLKYIIDVLIGVCSCPAGINGSFCKHQAYLHKHLNIPFLNAPAINFQERASLGRLALGEKCPESKWFLALSEFSENADNIQDCGYQENHLETRIDAPSSLFDETIMEIDDTMKDDNKKEDVIEEIKEECKKFDKMLKEIPLKALERLANKLKRIQTAPQLYSFIDSKVSRVKSNSKIKVQPTTASRRRHGATRGSSRIPSGRPPCGKRGSQSAVKGSGKSSGKRKHNISLNISLNQRNAIIHGRVH, encoded by the exons ATGAAAAGAGCACAGGAATTGCAGTCCTCCAAGGAACTGATATTTTGCGACAGTACATCAAGTTGCGACACCAGTGAGACCACAGTTACTGTGTTACTAACAGCTACAAAAGCTGGTGCCATTCCCATTGCGATACTTTTGCATGATGGGCAAACTACTGAAAGTTATGAACAAGCCTATGGATTGCTAAAGCGGACATTTCCAAACTCTTTTGGAGGGAATTCt GAGCCTATATGTTTTATGACAGACGACTCCAAAGCTGAAAAGACAGCtcttaaaaatacatttccaaATTCTACTCAGCTACTGTGTTTTTTTCACGTGCTTCAAAAAGAATGGCGATGGctttgtgaaaataaaaataagatttccATTGAAAAGGGTCAAATCTTAATGCATTTGTTTCGTAAG attatGTATTCTGAAAGTAATGAAGATCTAAATGAACACATGTTAAAGCTGCAGCAAGAAGCGGAGGATTGTCCAAATTTTTGGGCAAGATTTGAAAGTTATTTTTCTAGAGGACAAGAGTGGTTGTATCTTCACAGGAAACATTTGGTCATAAGAGGGAACAATACAAACAATTACGCAGAAGTAACCATCAGAATACTTAAGGACATTATTCTTCATCGTACAAAAGGTTACAATTGTGTAGCATTAGTTGATTTCATTGCTTTTGTCTGGGAGGAGTATTTTAAATGCAAGTTATTAGATTTTGCCCATGGAAGAagaaacgaaataaaaaataattacttaaagttATGTTCAAAAGTAAATGATTTTAAACCGGAAGATATTGTAACTTTGGGAGATGGATTGTATCAAATTAGTAGTAGttctaatatctttttaaaatacattattgaCGTGCTAATTGGTGTATGCAGTTGTCCTGCAGGCATAAATGGGTCATTTTGTAAGCACCAAGCTTACCtacataaacatttaaatattccatTTCTGAATGCCCCTGctattaattttcaagaaaGAGCATCACTTGGGCGGCTAGCTCTTGGCGAGAAATGCCCCGAATCCAAATGGTTTTTGGCCCTAAGtgagttttcagaaaatgcAGATAATATACAAGATTGTGGTTATCAAGAAAATCATCTGGAAACTAGAATCGATGCACCATCTTCATTATTTGACGAGACAATAATGGAGATTGATGACACGATGAAAGATGACAACAAAAAGGAAGATgtaattgaagaaattaaagaagaatgtaaaaaatttgataaaatgcttaaggAAATACCTTTAAAAGCATTAGAAAGACTTGCAAACAAACTAAAAAGAATACAAACTGCGCCGCAGCTATATTCTTTCATAGACAGTAAAGTTTCTAGGGTCAAAAGcaactcaaaaataaaagtccagCCAACAACTGCTTCTCGAAGACGGCATGGAGCCACTCGTGGAAGTTCAAGAATCCCTTCAGGAAGACCACCTTGTGGCAAACGTGGTAGCCAAAGTGCTGTCAAAGGTAGTGGTAAAAGTAGTGGAAAACGAAAACATAACATAAgtttaaatatatctttaaatcaACGAAACGCAATTATCCATGGTCGCGTgcattaa